In Dermatophilus congolensis, a genomic segment contains:
- a CDS encoding pseudouridine synthase: MSARRSPLPQRDGLDPVWVRTPARVRNEPLPWATVAEFLRERLPAVNTDDWLKNHRFVDETGHPLTGNEPCQPARFIWFHKDPPPPERPVPGELTILHQDERIIVMDKPHFLATTPRGSHIRETALIRARLTLGLPHIAPAHRLDRLTGGILLFTTEPRWRRPYQTLFETGAVTKTYEALAAPLAGAQEWFEVRSRIIKPRGSWQAIEVEGEPNAHTRGRLVQTCTGADGQVGRYELCPVTGKTHQLRVHMSSLGAPLLNDPLYPVVQEELLTEVGERFDRPLGLVARTLRFIDPVDGTPRSYTSRIQLPMPSSDL, translated from the coding sequence ATGTCTGCGCGCCGGTCACCGCTGCCGCAACGCGACGGGCTGGACCCAGTCTGGGTACGCACCCCGGCACGCGTGCGAAACGAACCACTCCCATGGGCCACAGTCGCTGAATTCCTCCGAGAACGCCTGCCAGCAGTCAACACCGATGACTGGTTAAAAAACCACCGCTTCGTCGACGAGACCGGCCACCCCCTCACCGGGAACGAACCCTGCCAACCCGCACGGTTCATCTGGTTCCACAAAGACCCGCCCCCACCCGAACGCCCCGTCCCCGGCGAGCTGACCATCCTTCACCAGGATGAACGCATCATCGTCATGGACAAACCACACTTCCTCGCCACCACCCCACGCGGCAGCCACATCCGCGAAACAGCACTCATCCGCGCCCGCCTCACCCTAGGACTGCCCCATATCGCCCCCGCACACCGACTCGACCGACTCACCGGCGGCATCCTGCTGTTCACCACCGAACCCCGCTGGCGCCGCCCCTACCAAACCCTTTTCGAAACCGGCGCCGTCACCAAAACATACGAAGCGCTCGCGGCGCCGCTTGCCGGGGCGCAGGAGTGGTTTGAGGTGCGTAGCAGAATCATCAAACCGCGCGGGTCGTGGCAAGCGATCGAGGTTGAGGGGGAGCCGAACGCGCACACGCGTGGCCGTCTGGTGCAGACATGTACCGGAGCAGATGGGCAAGTGGGGCGATATGAGCTATGTCCAGTGACAGGCAAGACTCATCAGCTACGAGTGCATATGTCTTCCCTCGGTGCCCCGTTGCTCAATGACCCGCTGTATCCCGTGGTGCAAGAAGAACTGCTCACTGAGGTGGGGGAGAGGTTCGATCGACCGTTGGGGCTGGTGGCCCGCACGCTGCGGTTTATCGACCCGGTTGATGGCACACCGCGCAGTTACACCTCCCGCATCCAGCTGCCTATGCCTTCAAGCGATCTCTGA
- the serS gene encoding serine--tRNA ligase, with product MIDIKFLRENPDAVKRSQHARGEDESLVDQVLAADVTRRESLQAFEQARAEQNRVSKELGPLMGKLNKAKKAGEDTTELQNQADAARAKGAEIASRVKELQTAADTAQTTLDETLRRVGNVIIDGVPAGGEDDYTVLEHRGPQPRDFAAEGFEPKDHLDLGENLGAIDTGRGVKVAESRFYYLVGQGARLEQAMLNLALDKAYEFGFTQLQVPTLVNPRTMAGAGFLDAHADEVYRLAADDLYLTGTSEVALAGFHTDEVIDLSAGPKRYTAQSTCYRREAGSYGKDTRGILRVHQFQKIEMFVYCRPEEAEAEHTRLLDCEKAMLDAMGLPYRVIDVAAGDLGGPAARKFDSEAWVPTQGRYRELTSTSNCTTYQARRLNIRSKGENGNEVVATLNGTLATTRWLVAILENHQQADGSVRVPEALRPYMHTDVLTPGQR from the coding sequence GTGATCGACATCAAGTTCCTCCGCGAAAACCCCGACGCCGTCAAGCGGTCGCAGCACGCCCGAGGCGAGGACGAGAGCCTGGTCGATCAGGTCCTCGCCGCCGACGTGACACGCCGCGAGTCACTCCAAGCCTTCGAGCAGGCACGCGCAGAACAAAACCGTGTCAGCAAAGAACTCGGCCCCCTCATGGGCAAACTCAACAAAGCCAAAAAAGCCGGCGAAGACACCACCGAACTCCAAAACCAAGCTGACGCAGCCCGCGCCAAAGGCGCCGAAATCGCTTCACGCGTCAAGGAACTCCAAACCGCCGCCGACACTGCACAAACAACACTGGACGAAACCCTCCGCCGCGTAGGCAACGTCATCATCGACGGTGTCCCCGCCGGAGGCGAAGACGACTACACCGTCCTAGAACACCGCGGCCCACAACCACGCGACTTCGCCGCCGAAGGATTCGAACCCAAAGACCATCTTGACCTAGGCGAAAACCTCGGCGCCATCGATACCGGACGCGGCGTCAAAGTCGCCGAATCCCGGTTCTACTACCTCGTCGGACAAGGCGCCCGTCTAGAACAAGCCATGCTGAACCTGGCACTAGACAAAGCCTACGAATTCGGATTCACCCAGCTACAAGTGCCCACCCTGGTCAACCCACGCACCATGGCCGGAGCCGGATTCCTCGACGCCCACGCCGACGAGGTATACCGCCTCGCCGCCGACGACCTCTACCTCACCGGTACCTCAGAAGTTGCGCTCGCCGGATTCCATACCGACGAAGTAATCGACCTGTCCGCAGGGCCAAAGCGGTACACCGCCCAATCCACCTGCTACCGACGTGAAGCAGGAAGCTATGGCAAAGACACCCGCGGCATCCTGCGCGTGCACCAGTTCCAGAAGATCGAAATGTTCGTTTACTGCCGCCCCGAGGAAGCAGAAGCCGAACACACCCGGCTCTTGGACTGTGAAAAAGCAATGCTCGATGCGATGGGACTGCCTTACCGCGTCATCGACGTCGCCGCAGGTGACTTAGGTGGCCCCGCGGCACGCAAGTTCGACTCCGAAGCATGGGTGCCCACCCAAGGCCGGTACCGCGAGCTGACCAGCACCTCGAACTGCACCACCTACCAGGCGCGTCGCCTCAACATCCGTAGCAAAGGCGAAAACGGTAACGAAGTGGTGGCTACCCTGAACGGAACATTGGCCACTACCCGCTGGCTGGTCGCGATTCTGGAGAACCACCAGCAAGCTGATGGCTCTGTGCGAGTGCCCGAAGCGCTACGCCCCTACATGCACACCGATGTCCTCACGCCAGGACAACGCTAA
- the selA gene encoding L-seryl-tRNA(Sec) selenium transferase codes for MSDPRRRIPSTDAALAAPELADALTTHGRAHVKAAIQRAQRAARAGHIHPEDVITTAANNLTPLCSFTPVLNATGIVIHTNLGRAPLSTAARHALTTAAGTIDLELSLHTGRRSRRGTAAENAVLDSLDPDIRPGLSALLLNNGAAALCLATTACTTPTTPDIIISRGEMVEIGAGFRLTDLITTTGAHLIDIGTTNRTHPHDYSNALTTTTGCVLKIHPSNFRIHGFTSTVDTATLAHLLTPHPHIPLIVDVGSGLLRHDPTLPNEPDLSTTLRDGADLALASGDKLLGGPQAGILIGRTDLINHLRNHPLARAFRIDKLALAALEATLRGPEPPITRARKLTPTDLHERTTKLAHATGSDIITTTGHIGGGGAPEHPLPSLAVALPTPPHHTPDSLARTLRTGTPAILARIADNRVLIDLRCIDPTDDTTLTTAITTALHETDPHTCG; via the coding sequence GTGAGCGACCCCCGGCGCCGCATCCCCAGCACCGACGCCGCCCTGGCCGCACCAGAACTCGCCGACGCTCTCACCACCCATGGGCGCGCCCACGTCAAAGCCGCCATCCAACGCGCCCAACGCGCAGCCCGTGCCGGCCACATACACCCTGAAGACGTCATCACCACCGCAGCCAACAACCTCACCCCCCTGTGCTCCTTCACCCCTGTCCTCAACGCCACCGGCATCGTCATCCACACCAACCTCGGCCGTGCCCCCCTCTCCACAGCTGCCCGCCACGCCCTCACCACCGCCGCCGGCACCATCGACCTCGAACTATCCCTCCACACCGGACGCCGATCCCGCCGCGGCACCGCAGCCGAAAACGCCGTCCTAGACTCCCTCGACCCCGACATCCGCCCCGGCCTATCCGCCCTGCTCCTCAACAACGGCGCCGCCGCGCTCTGCCTAGCCACCACCGCCTGCACCACCCCCACCACCCCCGACATCATCATTTCCCGCGGCGAAATGGTCGAAATCGGTGCCGGATTCCGCCTCACCGACCTCATCACCACCACCGGCGCCCACCTCATCGACATCGGCACCACCAACCGCACCCACCCCCACGACTACAGCAATGCCCTCACCACCACCACCGGATGCGTCCTGAAAATCCACCCCTCCAACTTCCGCATCCACGGATTCACCAGCACCGTCGACACCGCCACCCTCGCCCACCTCCTCACCCCCCACCCCCACATCCCCCTCATCGTCGACGTCGGGTCCGGACTCCTGCGCCACGACCCAACCCTGCCCAACGAACCCGACCTGTCCACCACACTGCGCGACGGCGCCGACCTCGCCCTGGCCAGCGGCGACAAACTCCTCGGCGGCCCCCAAGCAGGCATCCTCATCGGCCGCACCGACCTCATCAACCACCTGCGCAACCACCCCCTCGCCCGCGCCTTCCGCATCGACAAACTCGCTCTCGCCGCCCTCGAAGCCACCCTGCGCGGCCCCGAACCCCCCATCACCCGCGCCCGCAAACTCACCCCCACCGACCTACACGAACGCACCACCAAACTCGCCCACGCCACCGGCAGCGACATCATCACCACCACCGGACACATCGGCGGCGGAGGAGCCCCCGAACACCCCCTACCCAGCCTCGCCGTCGCCCTACCCACCCCACCCCACCACACCCCCGACAGCCTCGCCCGCACCCTCCGCACCGGCACACCCGCCATCCTCGCCCGCATCGCCGACAACCGCGTCCTCATCGACCTGCGCTGCATCGACCCCACCGACGACACCACCCTCACCACCGCCATCACCACCGCCCTCCACGAAACGGACCCACACACATGCGGGTGA
- the selB gene encoding selenocysteine-specific translation elongation factor: MRVIATAGHVDHGKSTLVAALTGHDPDRWAEEHRRGLTIDLGYAWTTLPTGHTISFVDVPGHQRFIGNMLAGIGPAPAVMLVIAADEGWREQTTEHLDAINALGITHGIIVITRTDLTDPTPTITDTRAHLTDTGLANAPIITCSARTGAGLNHLCTALAALCDSLPTPTTDSRIRLWIDRVFTIRGAGTIATGTLESGTITVGDTLTAHAPTSHHTHATTTIRGIQTLETDRHTVPAIARIALNLRGLNTTDLHRGDLLLTPHTWHPTTTTDIRLTPLHDIPRLPEYLMAHIGTHAAQVRIRPLSTTTARLTWPHPLPLATGDRLVLRDPGRRAIIAGATILDTDPPPLTRRGAAHARATQLDHATTTFDLTTEITRRGYLTETDARALGATDTDITTSHPHIIHTCGLLISHTQWDTWTTRLTETVHHAIDTDPLQARTPAPAAARAAGLPTPHLIPHLITNTDTLELTNGYLHIPGRGPNLGPAEPGLTHIEQHLAAHPFAAPERDELTASHLGPKQIAAAVRLGRLIDLGDNIVLTPRAPALAMRELATLPQPFTTSQARQKLGTTRRVIIPLLEELDRRGWTRRIDAGHREIVRGGTR, translated from the coding sequence ATGCGGGTGATCGCCACCGCCGGACACGTCGACCACGGAAAATCCACCCTCGTCGCAGCCCTGACCGGACACGACCCCGACCGGTGGGCAGAAGAACACCGCCGCGGCCTGACCATCGACCTGGGCTACGCCTGGACCACCCTGCCCACCGGCCACACCATCAGCTTCGTCGACGTCCCCGGCCACCAACGCTTCATCGGCAACATGCTTGCCGGCATCGGTCCCGCACCCGCAGTCATGCTCGTCATCGCCGCCGACGAAGGATGGCGCGAACAAACCACCGAACACCTCGACGCCATCAACGCCCTGGGCATCACCCACGGCATCATCGTCATTACCCGCACCGACCTCACCGACCCCACCCCCACCATCACCGACACCCGCGCCCACCTCACCGACACCGGCCTAGCCAACGCCCCCATCATCACCTGCTCCGCACGCACCGGCGCCGGACTCAACCACCTGTGCACCGCCCTAGCCGCCCTCTGCGACAGCCTCCCCACCCCCACCACCGACAGCCGCATCCGCCTATGGATCGACCGCGTCTTCACCATCCGCGGCGCAGGCACCATTGCCACTGGAACCCTCGAATCCGGCACCATCACCGTCGGAGACACCCTCACCGCCCACGCCCCGACCAGCCACCACACCCACGCCACCACCACCATCCGGGGCATCCAAACCCTCGAAACCGACCGCCACACCGTCCCCGCCATCGCCCGTATCGCCCTGAACCTACGCGGCCTGAACACCACCGACCTGCACCGCGGCGACCTCCTCCTCACCCCCCACACCTGGCACCCCACCACCACCACCGACATCCGCCTCACCCCCCTGCACGACATTCCCCGCCTACCCGAATACCTCATGGCCCACATCGGAACCCACGCCGCCCAAGTCCGCATCCGACCACTGAGCACCACCACCGCCCGACTCACCTGGCCCCACCCCCTCCCACTAGCCACCGGTGACCGACTCGTCCTACGCGACCCCGGCCGCCGCGCCATCATCGCCGGCGCCACCATCCTCGACACCGACCCACCCCCACTGACCCGCCGCGGCGCCGCCCACGCCCGCGCCACCCAACTAGACCACGCAACCACCACATTCGACCTCACCACCGAAATCACCCGCCGCGGCTACCTCACCGAAACCGACGCCCGCGCACTAGGGGCCACCGACACCGACATCACCACCAGCCACCCCCACATCATCCACACCTGCGGTCTACTCATCTCCCACACTCAATGGGACACCTGGACCACCCGCCTGACCGAAACTGTCCACCACGCCATCGACACCGACCCCCTCCAAGCCCGCACCCCCGCACCCGCCGCCGCCCGCGCCGCCGGCCTACCCACCCCACACCTCATCCCACACCTCATCACCAACACCGACACCCTCGAACTCACCAACGGCTACCTCCACATCCCCGGACGCGGACCCAACCTCGGCCCCGCCGAACCCGGACTCACCCACATCGAACAGCACCTAGCCGCACACCCCTTCGCCGCACCCGAACGTGACGAACTCACCGCCAGCCACCTTGGCCCCAAACAGATCGCCGCCGCCGTGCGCCTAGGGCGCCTTATCGACCTCGGCGACAACATCGTCCTGACACCCCGAGCACCCGCCCTAGCCATGCGCGAACTCGCCACCCTCCCGCAACCCTTCACCACCAGCCAAGCCCGCCAAAAACTCGGCACCACCCGCCGCGTCATCATCCCCTTACTCGAAGAACTCGACCGCCGCGGCTGGACCCGCCGCATCGACGCCGGACACCGCGAAATTGTTCGAGGGGGAACCCGATGA
- a CDS encoding VOC family protein — protein sequence MRVDHVTYAAEHDGMQATAERLAEQLDVKAVNGGVHPNYGTRNMIVPLGNDQFFQVVEALDHPASLKEPYGQAVRTCTERGGGWLGWGIRVDDMLPVAQRLGRIPEPAHRRFPDDRELHWTQIGYNGLLNDPQLPFFICFQNPELHPSGAIRDLANPKVSISKLTIAGDPQRVHDWLGLPADQTSTVIDFEFIAPHGNAGLMSVTFQTPDGPVTI from the coding sequence ATGCGAGTGGACCACGTGACTTATGCGGCCGAGCATGACGGTATGCAGGCTACGGCGGAGCGGCTGGCCGAGCAGCTGGATGTTAAGGCTGTTAACGGGGGTGTCCACCCCAACTATGGGACCCGTAACATGATTGTCCCGCTGGGCAATGATCAATTTTTCCAGGTGGTTGAGGCCTTGGATCATCCGGCTTCGTTGAAAGAGCCGTACGGGCAGGCGGTGCGTACTTGCACTGAGCGTGGCGGTGGCTGGCTTGGGTGGGGTATCCGGGTTGATGACATGTTGCCTGTGGCGCAGCGTTTGGGACGTATCCCTGAACCTGCGCATCGTCGTTTCCCTGACGATCGTGAACTGCATTGGACGCAGATTGGCTACAACGGTCTGCTTAATGACCCGCAGCTGCCGTTCTTTATTTGTTTCCAAAACCCCGAGCTGCATCCTTCGGGCGCGATCCGTGATTTGGCTAACCCGAAGGTGAGTATCTCTAAGCTCACGATTGCGGGGGATCCGCAGCGGGTGCATGACTGGTTGGGGTTGCCCGCGGATCAAACATCCACGGTGATTGATTTTGAGTTCATCGCGCCTCACGGCAACGCTGGCTTGATGTCGGTGACTTTCCAGACCCCGGATGGGCCAGTCACTATCTGA
- a CDS encoding ABC transporter permease: MTSSTCGASSGSALPSEHFRQSTLASPWRQMLALAGSEWRLLLRNKVALINTIAAPGLLVFMFASLPASRELGLARMAPVVLLGMVLTFVVYYTLVTSLVARRESYVLQRLRTGEASDVTILAGLALPFALIAAAQTLLSVLGVGVFLGVGIPANVGLIAVAIVLGTFVWAMLGIASTGMTRSVEHAQITTMPLILVAILFSGMSFPLTFLPEALQILASLTPMHPALDLMRLGMVGVDAHGAQLDLVGTFAAAVKPLLILLGWVVLSGWAARRYLRWQPRR; the protein is encoded by the coding sequence ATGACTTCCAGCACTTGCGGGGCTTCAAGTGGCTCGGCGCTGCCTTCGGAGCATTTTCGCCAAAGCACGTTGGCCTCGCCGTGGCGGCAGATGCTCGCCCTAGCCGGATCGGAATGGCGGCTGCTGTTGCGGAACAAGGTGGCGCTTATCAACACGATCGCGGCCCCTGGTCTGCTGGTTTTTATGTTTGCTTCGTTACCAGCATCACGGGAGCTGGGGCTGGCGCGCATGGCCCCAGTGGTCCTTCTGGGAATGGTGTTGACATTCGTCGTCTACTACACGCTGGTGACGTCACTGGTGGCACGGCGTGAGTCTTATGTGTTGCAGCGGTTGCGGACAGGCGAGGCCTCGGATGTGACGATCCTGGCTGGGTTGGCGCTGCCGTTTGCTCTGATCGCGGCGGCGCAGACATTACTGAGCGTGCTCGGTGTGGGTGTGTTCCTCGGTGTCGGGATACCTGCCAACGTGGGGTTGATCGCAGTTGCCATTGTTTTGGGCACGTTCGTGTGGGCGATGTTAGGTATTGCCTCGACGGGGATGACTCGCAGCGTTGAGCATGCCCAGATCACAACAATGCCGCTGATTCTCGTCGCGATACTGTTCTCCGGAATGTCGTTTCCGCTGACGTTTTTGCCTGAGGCACTGCAGATACTGGCGAGCCTGACCCCGATGCATCCGGCGCTCGACCTCATGCGTCTGGGCATGGTTGGGGTTGATGCTCACGGAGCTCAGCTCGATCTCGTCGGCACGTTCGCTGCTGCGGTCAAGCCGTTGCTCATTCTCTTGGGGTGGGTTGTGCTCTCCGGGTGGGCAGCACGGCGCTATTTGCGGTGGCAGCCGCGCCGCTAA
- the fdhD gene encoding formate dehydrogenase accessory sulfurtransferase FdhD, producing MNRITRRHPITAYGPAHPKGITRRDTLAVEEPLEIRINGTTYTLTMRTPGHDFELVHGLLAAEGIISDHNDIVTIRYCAGAITDEETQTPRNTYNVVDVRLAPGNALPENKIRASITTSACGVCGTASIEQLTTEQQFDLRTDTTNVLASCILELPKKLRQTQRAFDATGGLHASALFTNEGDLLIAREDIGRHNATDKVIGWAMQNGIRPARGHILMVSGRTSFELAQKAALAGIPILAGVSAPSSLAVDVAEATGLTLAGFVRQDRMNIYAGKERILS from the coding sequence ATGAACCGCATCACGCGCCGCCACCCCATCACTGCCTACGGCCCCGCCCACCCCAAAGGCATCACCCGCCGTGACACCCTCGCCGTAGAAGAACCCCTCGAAATCCGCATTAACGGCACCACATACACCCTCACTATGCGCACCCCCGGCCACGACTTCGAACTTGTCCACGGACTCCTAGCCGCCGAAGGCATCATCAGCGACCACAACGACATCGTCACCATCCGCTACTGCGCAGGGGCCATCACCGACGAAGAAACCCAAACCCCCCGCAACACCTACAACGTCGTCGACGTACGCCTTGCCCCCGGCAACGCCCTACCCGAAAACAAAATCCGCGCCTCCATCACTACCTCCGCCTGCGGAGTCTGCGGAACCGCATCCATCGAACAACTCACCACCGAACAACAATTCGACCTGCGCACCGACACCACCAATGTCCTGGCCAGCTGCATCCTGGAATTACCCAAAAAACTCCGCCAAACCCAACGCGCATTCGATGCCACAGGTGGGCTGCATGCCTCCGCCCTTTTCACCAATGAAGGAGATCTGCTCATCGCGCGTGAAGACATCGGACGCCACAACGCCACCGACAAAGTGATCGGCTGGGCCATGCAAAACGGGATCCGCCCAGCCCGTGGCCACATCCTCATGGTTTCTGGAAGAACAAGTTTCGAACTAGCACAAAAAGCCGCACTCGCCGGCATCCCCATCCTTGCGGGTGTCTCCGCGCCTTCATCCCTAGCCGTTGACGTCGCCGAAGCAACAGGTCTAACCCTCGCCGGGTTCGTACGCCAAGACCGCATGAACATCTACGCAGGCAAAGAACGCATCTTGAGCTAA
- a CDS encoding ABC transporter ATP-binding protein → MTTPLLTATGLHRRYGHSTNGFEAVRGIDLHVDPGEIFALLGTNGAGKTSTMELLEGMARPSAGTVRIAGLDPFTERRRLRPHLGIVLQHAGFSGDLTVAETARMWAGTMAAPRPIDEALALVDMFDRRAVLVQSLSGGERRRLDLALAIMGRPPLLFLDEPTTGLDPESRHRAWDVLARLVDGGTSVVLTTHYLEEAERLADRIAIMHAGQIATTGTLAQIVADQPATITFRTPAVSVPQFAGVHMSVDGPRTVLHTHNLQPDLARLLAWAGEDIVLEDLRANAASLEQTFLTIAGSTSSPHHEAAA, encoded by the coding sequence ATGACAACGCCGCTGCTCACCGCCACCGGACTCCATCGCCGTTACGGCCATTCGACCAACGGTTTCGAGGCCGTCCGCGGTATCGATCTACACGTTGATCCGGGTGAAATCTTCGCTCTTCTGGGCACTAACGGCGCTGGAAAAACCTCGACGATGGAGCTCCTTGAAGGGATGGCGCGCCCTTCTGCTGGCACGGTGCGTATTGCCGGGCTTGATCCCTTCACTGAGCGCCGACGTTTGCGTCCGCATCTGGGGATCGTGCTACAGCACGCGGGATTCTCTGGTGACTTAACTGTGGCTGAGACCGCTCGCATGTGGGCTGGGACGATGGCAGCCCCACGGCCCATCGACGAGGCACTAGCCCTGGTTGACATGTTCGATCGCCGTGCCGTCCTAGTGCAGAGCTTGTCTGGTGGTGAACGGCGGCGTCTGGACCTAGCGCTGGCGATTATGGGGCGCCCGCCGCTGTTGTTCCTAGACGAGCCAACTACTGGCCTGGACCCAGAGAGCCGCCACCGGGCCTGGGATGTTCTTGCCCGACTCGTCGACGGTGGAACCTCGGTGGTGCTGACCACCCATTATCTAGAAGAGGCCGAGCGGCTCGCGGACCGTATCGCGATCATGCATGCCGGGCAGATCGCTACGACTGGCACCCTCGCGCAGATCGTCGCCGACCAACCCGCCACCATCACGTTCCGCACCCCGGCGGTGTCGGTGCCGCAGTTTGCTGGCGTCCACATGTCTGTGGACGGGCCGCGCACGGTGCTGCATACCCACAACCTGCAGCCTGATCTTGCCCGCCTACTCGCGTGGGCCGGTGAGGACATCGTCCTGGAGGATCTGCGTGCTAATGCGGCATCGCTGGAGCAAACATTCCTCACCATCGCTGGTTCTACCTCTTCACCTCATCATGAGGCAGCCGCCTAG
- a CDS encoding methyl-accepting chemotaxis protein: MTSMFTSHAGGTEASASAGPGRRLGIRLKIMSVGMLGVIGALILGLSNVWALNSVSKATDDITSSAATSRLVGQTESLINDLNGQQNGYVLEAGRPGAGKVDDNKGSRKTYLERLNSYKQVLDQMEAGARTESGKAAIAEMKNLTPTWEATDAKVVAALNRGTVDGRTEGSRLAIEEASDIMDKIGAATSKLKDAAQARAQAAQDDVTSARSNALLIAVVTLLIIIAAVVLISMKISKGILSSVHEVLTSLTAMQNGDLRVPTTTRTSDEIGDMARAVEATRISMRDVIGEVGNASSSVAAASEELNATATQVGSSAQLSANRADAASQSANEVSQNVQTVAAGTEEMTASIREISKSANDAAGIAAQAVEVADRTNSTVAKLGTSSMEIGEVIKAITSIAEQTNLLALNATIEAARAGEAGKGFAVVANEVKDLAQETSKATEDIGRRVEAIQLDTEAAVAAIGEISSIIAQINDTQATIASAVEEQTATTNEMGRSVGDAAGGAVEISRGVADVSAAAADTSNAVEATVQAAGELSQRASDLQSLVSRFNI, encoded by the coding sequence ATGACGTCCATGTTCACTTCTCACGCTGGCGGTACGGAGGCCAGCGCTTCGGCGGGGCCTGGCAGGCGGTTGGGTATCAGGCTCAAAATCATGTCGGTGGGCATGCTCGGCGTGATCGGTGCTCTCATTCTTGGTTTGAGTAATGTGTGGGCGCTGAACTCGGTCAGCAAGGCCACTGATGACATTACTTCTAGTGCCGCGACGAGTCGCCTTGTTGGTCAGACTGAGAGTCTGATCAATGACCTGAATGGCCAACAAAATGGGTATGTTTTGGAGGCTGGACGCCCAGGCGCGGGCAAGGTCGATGACAACAAAGGCTCCCGTAAAACGTACTTGGAACGGTTGAACAGCTATAAGCAGGTTCTCGATCAGATGGAGGCTGGGGCCCGCACAGAGTCAGGTAAAGCAGCCATCGCCGAAATGAAAAACCTCACTCCCACCTGGGAGGCAACAGATGCCAAGGTCGTCGCTGCGCTGAACCGAGGCACAGTTGATGGCCGCACTGAGGGTTCCCGACTGGCCATCGAGGAGGCTTCCGACATTATGGACAAAATAGGTGCCGCGACGAGCAAGCTTAAGGATGCGGCCCAAGCTCGTGCCCAGGCAGCCCAGGACGATGTTACTTCAGCTCGATCGAACGCACTCCTGATCGCTGTGGTGACGCTTCTCATCATCATCGCTGCCGTTGTGCTCATCTCTATGAAGATCAGCAAGGGCATCTTGTCTTCCGTGCACGAAGTGTTGACCTCACTCACGGCGATGCAGAACGGTGACCTGCGCGTGCCGACCACTACGCGCACCAGTGATGAGATCGGTGACATGGCTCGCGCTGTTGAGGCCACCCGGATTTCGATGCGGGATGTTATCGGTGAGGTTGGGAATGCGTCCTCCTCGGTAGCGGCAGCCAGTGAAGAGCTCAACGCGACAGCCACACAGGTGGGCAGTTCTGCTCAGCTATCGGCAAACCGGGCAGATGCCGCCTCTCAGTCGGCCAACGAGGTTTCACAGAACGTGCAGACGGTCGCTGCCGGTACCGAGGAAATGACTGCTTCGATCCGTGAGATTTCTAAGAGCGCTAACGATGCTGCTGGTATCGCTGCTCAGGCAGTCGAGGTCGCGGACCGCACCAACTCAACGGTGGCCAAGCTAGGCACTAGCTCGATGGAGATCGGTGAGGTCATTAAGGCCATCACGAGCATCGCTGAGCAAACGAACCTGCTGGCTTTGAACGCCACTATCGAGGCAGCCCGTGCCGGTGAGGCTGGTAAAGGCTTCGCGGTTGTTGCTAACGAGGTCAAGGATCTGGCTCAGGAAACTTCCAAGGCTACCGAGGACATCGGCCGCCGTGTCGAGGCCATCCAACTCGACACCGAAGCTGCTGTGGCTGCGATTGGTGAGATCTCCAGCATCATTGCTCAGATCAACGACACCCAGGCCACGATCGCTTCAGCGGTGGAGGAGCAGACTGCCACCACGAACGAAATGGGCCGCAGTGTCGGTGACGCCGCGGGCGGCGCTGTTGAGATCTCTCGTGGTGTGGCTGATGTGTCAGCAGCAGCTGCAGACACCAGCAACGCTGTTGAGGCCACAGTGCAAGCCGCGGGCGAGCTTTCTCAACGCGCCTCGGATCTACAGTCGCTGGTCAGCCGCTTCAACATCTGA